AGCGCGGCTTCCGCATCCAAGCCATCCAGGACGTCCACCCCTTGAGCCCCAGTCAGCCGACCATGGTCGGCGAAGCCTTCACGCTGCGCTACATGCCAGCGCGGGAGGACCTCAACAAGATCGATGTGTTCCGCGACCGCTCGCATCCGCAGCGCAAGGCGATCGAGGATTGCCCGGCCGGCAGCGTGCTGGTGATGGACAGCCGCAAGGACGCGCGCGCCGCATCCGCCGGCGCGATCCTGGTGACGCGGCTGATGAAGCGCGGCTGTGCCGGCGTCGTCACCGACGGCGGTTTTCGTGACGCGGCCGAGATCGCCAGACTCGGTTTCCCCGCGTTCCACCACCGGCCGAGTGCGCCGACCAATCTGACGCTGCACCAGGCGATCGAGATCAACGTTCCGATCGGCTGCGGCGACGCGCCGGTGTTTCCCGGCGACGTGATCCTCGGCGACAGCGACGGCGTCATCGTGATCCCCGCGCATCTCGCCGACGAGATCGCCGATGAGACCTTCGAGATGACCGCATTCGAGGATTTCGTGACCGAGGAAGTCCACAAGGGCCGCGGCATTTTCGGGCTCTATCCGGCGACCGACGAGCAGACGCTGAAGGATTTCGCGGTCTGGCGGAAGGCGAAGGGAAGGTAGCTGTCGTTACGCACTTCGCCGTCGTCCTGGCGAAAGCCAGGGGACCCATAACCACAGGGACGAGTTTGGCGAAGGCCGGCAATGATCTATCGTCCCGCGGTACACGCACCGCGCGTCATTGATGGATCACGCGGTATGGGTCCTGGCTTTCGCCAGGACGACGGTAGGGAGGCGGGCGCAAGGTAGATTGCTGCTCTTAGCATTACAGTTGCATCTTCCTGAAGGTTCTGAATCTATGGGCGACCATGATTCGGGATCTGATGATTGGTGGCGCGTCGGTTGAGGATACGCTGACGCTGTGGGCTTCGTCGTTGCGAGATGCCAAGCAACGCATCCGTCCGCTGTTTACGCAAGAGCGGGTCGCGGCCTCGGCGGGGCAATTTCTCGACGGACTGTTGGGCAACGAGCCGCGCAAGACGGGTTGGATGCGGGCGGAAGCGGCTGGCGATCCAGGCCCGTGGCGCCAGCAGGCGATTCTGGGTCGGGGGCAGTGGGATGCCGACGCGCTGCGCGATATTGTACGTGAGTACGCGCTGGAAACGCTGGGTGACGAGGACGCGGTTCTGGTCATCGATGAGACCGGCTTTTTGAAACAGGGCAAGGCCTCGTGTGGGGTCGCGCGCCAGTACACTGGCTCGGCGGGCAAGATCACCAATTGCCAGATCGGAGTGTTTGCCTCCTATGTGTCGCGGCATGGCCATGCCTTCATCGATCGGGCGCTCTACCTGCCAAAGGAATGGACGGACGAACCCGCTCGCCTGAAGGCCGCACATGTCCCGAGCGATGTGAGCTTTGCGACGAAGCCCCGGATCGCGCATCAAATGATCGCTCGCGCGATCGCCGCAAAGGTGCCGTTCTCGTTCGTAGCAGCGGACAGCGTGTATGGCACGGGAGCGATCGAAACCCTGCTGCGCAAGGCGGGCAAAGGCTTGTTCTGGGGGTTGCTTCCAATCACGTGTTCTATTCCTGGGGCAAGCAGCAGCCTGTCGCCGGCACTGCCTCTACGATCGCGCAGAGCCTTCCCAAGAAGGCCTGGCGCCGCCTGCCGTCCGGCGAAGGAACCAAAGGTCCGCGCTGGCACGACTGGGCCTATCTTGAGCTGGCCGATCTCGACGCCGGCGAATACAACGACGACCTTGCCGGGGAATGGACCCGAGGTCTTCTGATCCGCCGCAATATTGCCGACAACAGCTTAGCCTTCTTCTCCACATGGTGCCCCAAGGGCACGTCCATGCAGAAGCTGGTATCCGTGGAAGGCCATCGCTGGGCCATCGAAGACAGCTTCGAAACCGCCAAGAACGAGCTCGGTCTTGATCACAACGAAACCCGCTCCTGGCATGGCTGGCATCGCCATGTCTCACTGGTCATGCTTGCCTTCGCCACGATGGCCGTCATCCGTCATCGGGCCAACACCGGAGCATTGCTTAAAAAAACGCGACCGCGGCCCCGACCGAAGCATCGTTCTTGATCCGCTGGTCGATCCAGGAAATCCGCCGCATCGCCATGAAGCTCGCCCAGCGGCGCATCCCGCATGCCCACATCCTCGCATGGTCATCCTGGCGCAGGGCTCATCAAGCCAACGCGCGCAAAGCGCATCTCAAGCAAAAATTACAACTGTAATGTTAGCCCGGATTTCGCTTCGCTCCATCCGGGCTACCAAGAGGCACTCTGAGGGTTACACCTCGGCCTTCTCCGCCAACCCGACCGCCCACAGCGCAAATGCGTAGACGATCGCGACTTCGTCGAGGCGGTCGAAGCGGCCGGAGGCGCCGCCATGGCCAGCGCCCATGTTGGTCCGCAGCAGCACCGGTCCGCCGCCCGTCATGGTGGCGCGCAGCCGCGCGATCCATTTCGCTGGCTCCCAGTAGGTGACGCGCGGATCGGTCAGCCCGCCCATCGCGAGGATTGCGGGATAATGCTTCGCGGAGACATTGTCGTAGGGCGAGTAGGACATGATGGTGCGAAAATCCTTCTCGCTCTCGATCGGGTTGCCCCATTCCGGCCATTCCGGCGGCGTCAGCGGTAGCGTGTCGTCCAGCATCGTATTGAGCACGTCGACAAACGGCACTTCGGCCACGATGCCGGCGAACAGTTCGCCGGCGCGATTGGCGACCGCGCCCATCAGCATGCCGCCCGCCGAGCCGCCATGGCCGACGATGCGCTTCGCGCCGGTGTACTTTGCATCGATCAGCGCGCGCCCAGCAGCGGCGAAATCGTCGAACGTGTTGGGCTTTTCCTCGCGCTTGCCGTCGAGATACCAGCCCCAGCCCTTGTCGGCGCCGCCGCGGATATGCGCGATCGCATAGACGAAGCCGCGGTCGACCAGCGACAGCCGGTTGGCGGTAAACGACGCCGGCATCGCCATGCCGTACGAGCCATAGCCATAGAGCAGCAAAGGCGCCTTGCCGTCGCGGACAAAGTCCTTGCGATGCAGGATCGAGACCGGAACCCGCGCGCCGTCATGGGAGGTCGCCATGATGCGCGTGGTGACGTAGTCGGCCGGGTTGTGGCCGGACGGAATCTCCTGACGCTTGCGCAGCACCCGCGTCCGCTTCGCCATGTCGTAGTCATAGACTTCCGAAGGCGTCGTCATCGACGAATAGGAGAAGCGCAGGTTCGTGGTCTCGAACTCATAGCCGCCCATCGTGTCGAGCGAATAGGCCGCTTCGTCGAACGCGATCGCGTGCTCCTCGCCGCTCTTGATGTCGCGGATGACGATCGCCGGCAGGGCGTTGGCGCGCTCCAGCCGCACCATGTGGCCGGCATAGAGCTCGACGTCGAGCACGTAAACGCCTTCGCGATACGGGATCAGGTCGCGCCAGTTGGCGCGCTCTGGAGACGCGAGCGGCGCGGTCACCACCTTGAAGTCGATGGCGTCATCGGCATTGGTGAGGATGTAGAGCTCGTCGCCGCGGTCGGCGATCGAATATTGCACGCCTTCCTCGCGCGCAGCGACGAGGCGCGGCGGCGCGTCCGGATTGGAAAGGTCGATCAGCCGCTGCTCCGAGGTCTCGTGGTCGCCGCCGGCGATCACGCAGAAGCGGCCGCTCGAACTTTCATGCAGATGGGTGAACCAGCCGGGATCCTGCTCCTCATAGACCAGGATATCCTCCGCCTGCCTGGTGCCGAGCCGGTGTCGCCACACCTGCATGGGGCGGTGATTGTCGTCGAGCTTGACGTAGAAGAAGCTGTTCGAATCCTTGGCCCAGACCACGCCGCCGTCGGTCTCCTCGACGCAGTCGTCGAGATCGCCGCCGGTCGACCAGTCGCGCACGCGGATGGAGAAATATTCGGAGCCCTTGGTGTCGGCGCTCCAGGCGTGCAGCCGGTGATCGTCGGAATGCCGGCTGCCGCCGAACTTGAAATATTTGTGGTCCTTCGCCAGCGCGTCGCCGTCGAGCACGATATGCGTGTCGCCGCCGTCGCGCGGCGTGCGGCAGAACAGTTCGTGCTGGCCGCCCTCGCGGAACTTGCGGAAGTAGGCGAACGGGCCGTCCGGCGACGGCACGCTGGAATCGTCTTCCTTGATCCGCCCGCGCATCTCCCTGACGAGCCGCTTCTGCAAGCCGTCGGTGTGGCCCAGCAGGGTCTCGGTATAGCCGTTCTCTTCCTCCAGATATTTGCGGATATCGGGATCGAGGATCGAGGGATCGCGCAGCACCTCCTGCCATTTCGGATCCTTGATCCACGCATAGTCGTCCGTCACCGTGATGCCGTGAGTGGTGAAGGTGTGTGGCCGGCGCGGCGCGACGGGCGGGGGTTGCAGAGGTGTCTTGATAGCGGCTTCGGTCACACGATCCTCATCATGCAGGGGGTTCCGCCTTATATCGGGATGAATGTGGCGATTGCCAGATGGGCGAGCGCCCGGTTTCCGTCGTCATTGCGAGGAGCGAAGCGACGAAGCAATCCATTCTATCCCCGAGGGGAACGATGGATTGCTTCGCTTCGCTCGCAATGACAGCGGTTAGACCTACGTGTTCCTTAGCCTCGCCCCGGCATTGCCGCCGGACATCGGGATCTGGTTCACCGCCAGCACCACGGCGAAAGTGATCACCAGCATCGCGATGCCGAGCACCGCGATCGCGGCGAGGTCGCCGCCTTCGTTGAGGTCGTAGATCAGGACCGACAGCACCTTGGTCTGCGAGGTGAACAGCACGATCGCCGCCGACAGTTCCCGCATCACGCCGATGAAGATGAAGCACCAGGTCGCGATCACGCCGGTGCGCAGCAAGGGTGCGGTGATCTGGCGCAGCGCCTGCAGCCGGGTCGCGCCGAGGATGCGGCTGGCTTCCTCGAGCTCAGGGTGGATGGTCGCGAACGCGGCCTGCAATTGCTGATAGGCCGAGGGTAGATTGATGGTGAGGAACGCAAGCAGCAGGATCCACAGCGTGCCGTAGAGCACGAAGGGCGGGCGCGTGTAGCTCAGGAACAGGCCGACACCGAGCACGATGCCGGGCACTGCGACCGGCGCGGTGGCGAGGAAGGCGAGCAGGCGGTGGCCCGCGATCACCCGGCGCGTGGTGACATAGGCGATCACGAGCGCGAGGATGGTGCCGATGGTCGCGGTCGCGGTGCCGAGGATCACGGTGTTCTTCAGCGCGAGCTGGGTCGAGGACAGCTCGGTGAACACAAAGACGATGTTGTGCAGGGTCAACGTCGACGGTGTCACCAGCGTGGTGGCGTTCGGCGAGAGTGCGGCGTTGAGCAGCGCCAGATAGGGTAGGAACACCGGGTTGAGCAGCACCACGAGGCAGAAGCTGAGTGCAACATAGCGCCAGCCGCGTAGCTCCACCCGGCGCGGCGCGCCATATTTGCCGCCGATCACCGAATAGCTGCGTCGGCCGAGCAGGAATTTCTGCCCCTGCAGCAGGAGGATGGTGAGCAGCAATAGCGGCACGGCCGCGGCGGCGGCGAGCTCCAGTTTCGGCGGATACTGGAACAGGCTCCAGATCTTGGTCGTCATGGTGTGGAAGCCGGCTGGCAGCGCGAGGATCGCGGGCGAGCCGAACAGCGTCATCGCCTGCAGGAACGCGATCAGCGCGCCCGCGACCAGCGCGGGCAGGGCGAGCGGGATCGTCACCCGCCGCGCCGTGGTCCAGGCGTTGCCGCCGAGGATCGCGGAGGCGTCCTCCAGCTCGCCCGGCATGGTGTCGAGCGCATTCGCCACCAGCACAAACACGAACGGGAAGGTGTAGCAGGAGATCACGAAGATGATCCCGGTCAGCGAATAGATGTTGAACAGCGCGTCCGCGTCCTCGCCCGCGAACAGCCGGTAGAGCTGGTTCAGCAGCCCCGAATTCGGCGCCGCCAGCAATTCCCAGGCGATCGCGCCGAGGAACGGCGGCGTCACGAAGGACGCCGTCACCAGCGCGCGGATGATCTGCCGGCCCGGCATGTCGGTGCGCGACACGAGCCAGCTGATCGGCGCCGCGACCATGCAACAGATCACGGCCGACGTGACTGCGATAATCGCGGTCGTCAGCAGCGGATCGAGGAAGTCCGGATTGCTGAACAGGGTCGCAAAGTTCTGCAGCGTGAGGTGCCGGTCCTTGTCGGTGAAGGCGAACACCACAAGCCATGATAGCGGCAGCAGGATCAGAAGCATCAGCACGGCCGCGAACAGCCAGAGGACGAGCCGCGTCCAGTCGATGCGGGGCTTGGTGACGGGGGAGGAGGTGGTCATGTTGTCCCCGCTTGCTGAGCTGAGCTCCCTCGCCCCGCTCTTCGCGGGGAGAGGGTTGGGGTGAGGGGCTGCCTCCGCGGGCACCGAATGCGCGGAGACTCCCCCTCACCCGCCGCACATCTTGCGATGCGCGGCGGCCTCTCCCCGCAAGCGGGGCGAGGCACCCGCGAGACCCAGCAGTTCTTCGTCGACTTCACCGGGCAGCACTCGGTGCATGCGCAGGTACAAAGGAAGCCGGCCAGCCGGTCGGCGAACGGCAATGAATTAGGGACATCGCGTCTGGAAATTTGCTTCCGCATCGCGTCCCTCCGTTTCTTGTTATCGGCTGAGCGCCCGGCAGCGCTCTGGCGGCAGCGTCAGCCAGACCTCGCTGCCCTTGTCGACCGCGGTCTCGGTTGGCGTGGTGACGCGCAACGACGTGCCGTCCTCTGTCTCCACCATGTAATCGCGATTCATGCCGAGATAGACCTGCCGCGTCACCGTGGCCTTCAGCGTGTTCTGCGGCGAGGCGGACGCCTGCGTCGACAGCTGGATCTCATGCTGACGGATCGCGACCGGCACGGTCTGGCCGGCCACGAGCTTCGCGCCGATCACCTGCAGCGTCGCGCCGGCAAACGCGACATGGCTCTCGTCGCGCGCGGTGCCCCTGATCACATTGGCTGCGCCGATGAAGCGTGCGACGAACTCGGATTCGGGGCGCGCGTAGATGTCTTCGGGCGTGCCGAGCTGGTCGATCTTGCCGGCATTCATCACCGCGATCAGGTCGGCGGTGGTCATCGCCTCCGACTGGTCGTGGGTGACGTAGACCGTGGTGTAGCGATATTCGTCGTGCAGCCTGCGGATCTCGAAGCGCATCTCCTCGCGCAAATTGGCATCGAGATTGGACAACGGCTCGTCGAGCAGCAGCGTCTCGGGGCCGACGATCAGCGCGCGCGCCAGCGCGACGCGCTGCTGCTGGCCGCCGGAGAGTTCGCCGGGATAGCGCTGCGCCAGCGGTTCGAGCTTGGTCGTCGCCAGGATCGCGGCGAGCTTCTTGGCGATGGTGTCCCGATCGGCCTTGCGCAGCCGCAACCCATAGACGATGTTCTCGGCGACCGTCATGTGCGGCCACAGCGCGTAGCTCTGGAAGATCATCGACATGTTGCGCTGCTCGGGCGGCAGCGTGCGCACCTTCGAGGAGACCACGCGATCACCCACGCGGATTTCGCCGTCGGACGGCTCGAGGAAGCCCGCGATCAGCCGCAGCGTCGTGGTCTTGCCGCAGCCGGATGGCCCGAGCAGGCAGACCAGTTGCCCATGATCGATCGTGAGGGAGACATCATCGACCGCGACAAACGATCCGAATTGCTTGACCAGGCCGCGTAATTCCACCGACGCCAAGCGGTCCCTCCATTCTCGTTATTTCGCAGGGATCAGTGCCCGGCTGTTGCCGGCAGTAAAGCGGAAAATGATGACAGCGAAAAGTGTCGATGCTTCCTCAGCAATGCGTCACGCGCAATCCGTCATCCCGAGATGTGAGCCTGGCGGCGCAATTGCGCCGCGCCGCGGCCTCCTCAGGATGACGGGTCGAGCATGTGCGTCCGCGACGTCGGACCCGCGGCGGATAGTTTACGCCTTTACGTTCTCGCCCAGCCACTGCACCGCGGCGTCGGTTCCGCCCTTGCCGTGCGGAATCTGCAGGGCGTTGAGCGCGACCTCGACGACGCCGAGTGTGCCCAGGACCATCGGTGCGTTGACGTGGCCCATATGCGCGATGCGGAAGGCCTGGCCTTGCAGGTCGCCGATGCCCGTGCCGAGCACCACGCCGCATTTCTCCTTGGCATAGCGCTGGATCGCGGTGGGGTCGGCGCCCTTCACGGTCACGGTCGTCACCGTGTTGGAACGCTCGGCGGGCTCGGTGATGTTGAAGCCGAGCACCTGTCCCTCGGCCCAGACGGCGACCGCGCGACGTACCGCCTCACCGAGCAGCCGGTGCCGCTCGAAAGCATTCTCCAGCCCTTCGGCGTGCAGCATGTTGATCGCCTCGCGCAGTGCGAACAACAGGTGCACCGGCGCGGTGCCGGCATATTTGCGGTAGTGCTCGCTGCCTTCGCGTTCGGTCCAGTCCCAATAGGGTGTGCGCAAATTCGCCTTCTTGTGCACGTCCCACGCGCGGTCGTTGGCGGCGACGAAGCCGAGACCGGGCGGGGTCATCAGCCCCTTTTGCGAGCCGCTCATCGCGACGTCGATACCCCATTTGTCCATCTCGAACGGCGTGCAGCCGAGCGAGGCCACGGTGTCGACCATGAAGAGCGCGGGATGACCCGCGGCCCTGATCGCCTTGCCTATCGCCTCGATGTCGTTGTAGGCGCCGGAGGCGGTGTCGACCTGCACCGCGAGGATCGCCTTGATGGCGTGCTCCTTGTCGCGCCGCAGCCGCGCCTCGACCTCGGCGGGGCGGATGGCACGGCGCCAGTCGCCCTTCAGCACCTCGACCTCGGCGCCCATCGCGGCCGCCGCCATGCCCCAGCCGATCGCGAAGCGGCCGCTCTCCAGCACCAGCACCTTGTCGCCGCGCGACAGCACGTTCGAGAGCGTCGCCTCCCAGGCGCCGTGGCCGTTGGAGATGTAGATGTAGGATTTGCCCTTGGTGGCGAACAGCTTCGAGAGATCGCGCAGCAGGCCTTCGGTCAGTTCGACCATCTCGGTGGAGTAGATGTCGAGGGCCGGGCGATGCATCG
The DNA window shown above is from Bradyrhizobium sp. ISRA464 and carries:
- a CDS encoding ribonuclease activity regulator RraA, whose translation is MSKLSDTTRNKLKSVSTATVATALFKRGFRIQAIQDVHPLSPSQPTMVGEAFTLRYMPAREDLNKIDVFRDRSHPQRKAIEDCPAGSVLVMDSRKDARAASAGAILVTRLMKRGCAGVVTDGGFRDAAEIARLGFPAFHHRPSAPTNLTLHQAIEINVPIGCGDAPVFPGDVILGDSDGVIVIPAHLADEIADETFEMTAFEDFVTEEVHKGRGIFGLYPATDEQTLKDFAVWRKAKGR
- a CDS encoding S9 family peptidase; amino-acid sequence: MTEAAIKTPLQPPPVAPRRPHTFTTHGITVTDDYAWIKDPKWQEVLRDPSILDPDIRKYLEEENGYTETLLGHTDGLQKRLVREMRGRIKEDDSSVPSPDGPFAYFRKFREGGQHELFCRTPRDGGDTHIVLDGDALAKDHKYFKFGGSRHSDDHRLHAWSADTKGSEYFSIRVRDWSTGGDLDDCVEETDGGVVWAKDSNSFFYVKLDDNHRPMQVWRHRLGTRQAEDILVYEEQDPGWFTHLHESSSGRFCVIAGGDHETSEQRLIDLSNPDAPPRLVAAREEGVQYSIADRGDELYILTNADDAIDFKVVTAPLASPERANWRDLIPYREGVYVLDVELYAGHMVRLERANALPAIVIRDIKSGEEHAIAFDEAAYSLDTMGGYEFETTNLRFSYSSMTTPSEVYDYDMAKRTRVLRKRQEIPSGHNPADYVTTRIMATSHDGARVPVSILHRKDFVRDGKAPLLLYGYGSYGMAMPASFTANRLSLVDRGFVYAIAHIRGGADKGWGWYLDGKREEKPNTFDDFAAAGRALIDAKYTGAKRIVGHGGSAGGMLMGAVANRAGELFAGIVAEVPFVDVLNTMLDDTLPLTPPEWPEWGNPIESEKDFRTIMSYSPYDNVSAKHYPAILAMGGLTDPRVTYWEPAKWIARLRATMTGGGPVLLRTNMGAGHGGASGRFDRLDEVAIVYAFALWAVGLAEKAEV
- a CDS encoding iron ABC transporter permease, which produces MTTSSPVTKPRIDWTRLVLWLFAAVLMLLILLPLSWLVVFAFTDKDRHLTLQNFATLFSNPDFLDPLLTTAIIAVTSAVICCMVAAPISWLVSRTDMPGRQIIRALVTASFVTPPFLGAIAWELLAAPNSGLLNQLYRLFAGEDADALFNIYSLTGIIFVISCYTFPFVFVLVANALDTMPGELEDASAILGGNAWTTARRVTIPLALPALVAGALIAFLQAMTLFGSPAILALPAGFHTMTTKIWSLFQYPPKLELAAAAAVPLLLLTILLLQGQKFLLGRRSYSVIGGKYGAPRRVELRGWRYVALSFCLVVLLNPVFLPYLALLNAALSPNATTLVTPSTLTLHNIVFVFTELSSTQLALKNTVILGTATATIGTILALVIAYVTTRRVIAGHRLLAFLATAPVAVPGIVLGVGLFLSYTRPPFVLYGTLWILLLAFLTINLPSAYQQLQAAFATIHPELEEASRILGATRLQALRQITAPLLRTGVIATWCFIFIGVMRELSAAIVLFTSQTKVLSVLIYDLNEGGDLAAIAVLGIAMLVITFAVVLAVNQIPMSGGNAGARLRNT
- a CDS encoding ABC transporter ATP-binding protein, producing MELRGLVKQFGSFVAVDDVSLTIDHGQLVCLLGPSGCGKTTTLRLIAGFLEPSDGEIRVGDRVVSSKVRTLPPEQRNMSMIFQSYALWPHMTVAENIVYGLRLRKADRDTIAKKLAAILATTKLEPLAQRYPGELSGGQQQRVALARALIVGPETLLLDEPLSNLDANLREEMRFEIRRLHDEYRYTTVYVTHDQSEAMTTADLIAVMNAGKIDQLGTPEDIYARPESEFVARFIGAANVIRGTARDESHVAFAGATLQVIGAKLVAGQTVPVAIRQHEIQLSTQASASPQNTLKATVTRQVYLGMNRDYMVETEDGTSLRVTTPTETAVDKGSEVWLTLPPERCRALSR
- a CDS encoding aminotransferase class V-fold PLP-dependent enzyme; its protein translation is MTVRAGREFLAIPGPTTMPDQVLQAMHRPALDIYSTEMVELTEGLLRDLSKLFATKGKSYIYISNGHGAWEATLSNVLSRGDKVLVLESGRFAIGWGMAAAAMGAEVEVLKGDWRRAIRPAEVEARLRRDKEHAIKAILAVQVDTASGAYNDIEAIGKAIRAAGHPALFMVDTVASLGCTPFEMDKWGIDVAMSGSQKGLMTPPGLGFVAANDRAWDVHKKANLRTPYWDWTEREGSEHYRKYAGTAPVHLLFALREAINMLHAEGLENAFERHRLLGEAVRRAVAVWAEGQVLGFNITEPAERSNTVTTVTVKGADPTAIQRYAKEKCGVVLGTGIGDLQGQAFRIAHMGHVNAPMVLGTLGVVEVALNALQIPHGKGGTDAAVQWLGENVKA